A window from Balaenoptera musculus isolate JJ_BM4_2016_0621 chromosome 8, mBalMus1.pri.v3, whole genome shotgun sequence encodes these proteins:
- the SCYL1 gene encoding N-terminal kinase-like protein isoform X1 has product MWFFARDPVRDFPFELSPELPKGGPPGPWVLHRGRKKATGSPVSIFVYDVKPGVEEQTQVAKAAFKRLKTLRHPNILAYIDGLETDKCLHIVTEAVTPLGAYLKARAEAGDLKELELSWGLHQIVKALSFLVNDCSLIHNNVCMAAVFVDRAGEWKLGGLDYMYSAQGNGGGPPRKGIPELEQYDPPELADASGRAVREKWSADMWRLGCLIWEVFNGPLPRAAALRNPGKIPKSLVPHYCELVGANPKVRPNPARFLQNCRAPDGFMNNRFVEINLFLEEIQIKEPAEKQKFFQELSKSLDSFPEDFCRHKVLPQLLTAFEFGNAGAVVLTPLFKVGKFLGAEEYQQKIIPVVVKMFSSTDRAMRIRLLQQMEQFIQYLDEPTVNTQIFPHVVHGFLDTNPAIREQTVKSMLLLAPKLNETNLNVELMKHFARLQAKDEQGPIRCNTTVCLGKIGSYLSASTRHRVLASAFSRATKDPFAPSRVAGVLGFAATHNLYSMNDCAHKILPVLCSLTVDPERSVRDQAFKAIRSFLSKLESVSEDPTQLAEAEKDVHAASSPGMGGAAASWAGWAVTGVSSLTSKLIRAHPTAAPAETNVPQRPVSEGLPAPAPTPVAATPTTSGHWETQEESKDAEEDSTAADRWDDEDWGSLEQEAESVLAQQDNWSTGGQASWAGQTSNPGHKSQESDWSSWEAEDAWEQGWQEPSPPEPPPEGTRLASEYNWGGPEPSDKGDPFAALSVHREAGAQPRRDSWGDDNWEGLEAESRQAKAELARKKREERRREMEAKRAEKKTAKGPMKLGTRKLD; this is encoded by the exons ATGTGGTTCTTTGCCCGGGACCCGGTCCGGGATTTCCCGTTTGAGCTCAGCCCGGAACTCCCCAAGGGCGGCCCGCCCGGGCCCTGGGTCCTGCACCGCGGCCGCAAGAAG GCCACAGGCAGCCCGGTGTCCATCTTCGTGTATGACGTGAAGCCCGGCGTCGAAGAGCAGACCCAGGTGGCCAAAGCTGCCTTCAAGCGCCTCAAAACTCTCCGGCACCCCAACATCCTGGCCTACATCGATGGGCTGGAG ACAGACAAATGCCTCCACATAGTGACAGAGGCTGTGACCCCGCTGGGAGCGTACCTCAAGGCGCGAGCGGAGGCTGGTGACCTGAAGGAGCTGGAGCTCTCCTGGGGGCTACACCAAATTGTG AAAGCTCTCAGCTTCCTGGTCAATGACTGCAGCCTCATCCACAACAATGTCTGCATGGCCGCTGTGTTCGTGGACCGCGCTGGCGAGTGGAAGCTTGGGGGCCTGGACTACATGTATTCAGCCCAGGGCAATGGTGGGGGACCTCCCCGCAAGGGGATCCCGGAGCTTGAGCAGTATGATCCCCCGGAGTTGGCTGATGCCAGTGGCAGAGCGGTCAGAGAGAAGTG GTCAGCTGACATGTGGCGCTTGGGTTGCCTCATCTGGGAAGTCTTCAATGGGCCCCTACCTCGTGCAGCTGCCCTGCGAAACCCTGGGAAG ATCCCCAAGTCACTGGTGCCCCATTACTGTGAGCTGGTTGGAGCCAACCCCAAGGTACGTCCCAACCCAGCCCGCTTCCTGCAGAACTGCCGGGCACCTGATGGCTTCATGAACAACCGCTTTGTGGAGATCAACCTCTTCCTGGAAGAGATTCAG ATCAAAGAGCCAGCCGAGAAGCAAAAGTTCTTCCAAGAGCTGAGCAAGAGCCTAGACTCGTTCCCTGAGGATTTCTGCCGGCACAAGGTGCTGCCCCAGCTGTTGACCGCCTTCGAGTTTGGCAACGCGGGGGCTGTTGTCCTCACGCCCCTGTTCAAG GTGGGTAAGTTCCTCGGCGCTGAGGAGTATCAGCAGAAGATCATCCCTGTCGTAGTCAAGATGTTCTCATCGACTGACCGGGCCATGCGTATCCGCCTCCTACAACAG ATGGAGCAGTTCATCCAGTACCTTGATGAGCCAACAGTCAACACCCAGATCTTTCCCCACGTCGTGCATGGCTTCCTGGACACCAACCCTGCCATCCGGGAGCAGACAGTCAAG TCCATGCTGCTCCTGGCCCCGAAGCTGAACGAGACCAACCTCAACGTGGAGCTGATGAAGCACTTCGCGCGGCTGCAGGCTAAGGACGAACAGGGCCCCATCCGCTGCAACACCACCGTCTGCCTGGGCAAAATCGGCTCCTACCTCAGTGCCAGC accagaCACAGGGTCCTCGCCTCCGCCTTTAGCCGGGCCACTAAGGACCCGTTTGCACCGTCCCGGGTCGCGGGTGTTTTGGGCTTCGCCGCCACCCACAACCTCTACTCGATGAATGATTGCGCCCACAAGATcctgcctgtgctctgcagcctCACCGTGGATCCTGAGAGATCCGTGCGGGACCAG GCCTTCAAGGCCATTCGAAGCTTCCTGTCCAAACTGGAGTCTGTGTCGGAGGACCCCACCCAGCTGGCCGAAGCGG AGAAGGACGTCCATGCAGCCTCCAGCCCTGGAATGGGAGGAGCCGCAGCCAGCTGGGCAGGCTGGGCCGTGACAGGGGTCTCCTCACTCACCTCTAAGCTGATCCGTGCACACCCCACGGCTGCCCCAGCCGAGACCAACGTTCCCCAGAGACCCGTGTCTGAGG GacttcctgccccagccccgaCCCCTGTCGCTGCCACACCCACAACCTCAGGCCactgggagacacaagaggagaGCAAGGACGCAGAAGAGGACAGCACTGCTGCCGACAGATGGGATGATGAAGACTGGGGCAGCTTGGAG CAGGAGGCCGAATCTGTGTTGGCCCAGCAGGACAACTGGAGTACTGGGGGCCAAGCCAGCTGGGCTGGGCAG ACCAGCAACCCTGGTCACAAATCCCAGGAGTCAGACTGGAGCAGCTGGGAAGCCGAGGACGCATGGGAGCAGGGCTGGCAGGAGCCAAGCCCCCCGGAGCCACCCCCTGAGGGCACACGGCTGGCCAGCGAGTATAACTGGGGTGGACCGGAGCCTAGTGACAAAGGCGACCCCTTTGCTGCCCTGTCAGTGCATCGGGAGGCTGGTGCCCAG CCGAGGCGGGACTCGTGGGGTGATGACAACTGGGAGGGCCTGGAGGCCGAGAGCC GACAGGCCAAGGCGGAGCTAGCCCGGAAGAAGCGCGAGGAGCGTAGGCGGGAGATGGAGGCGAAACGCGCTGAGAAAAAGACAGCCAAGGGCCCCATGAAGCTGGGAACCCGGAAGCTGGACTGA
- the SCYL1 gene encoding N-terminal kinase-like protein isoform X2 — protein sequence MWFFARDPVRDFPFELSPELPKGGPPGPWVLHRGRKKATGSPVSIFVYDVKPGVEEQTQVAKAAFKRLKTLRHPNILAYIDGLETDKCLHIVTEAVTPLGAYLKARAEAGDLKELELSWGLHQIVKALSFLVNDCSLIHNNVCMAAVFVDRAGEWKLGGLDYMYSAQGNGGGPPRKGIPELEQYDPPELADASGRAVREKWSADMWRLGCLIWEVFNGPLPRAAALRNPGKIPKSLVPHYCELVGANPKVRPNPARFLQNCRAPDGFMNNRFVEINLFLEEIQIKEPAEKQKFFQELSKSLDSFPEDFCRHKVLPQLLTAFEFGNAGAVVLTPLFKVGKFLGAEEYQQKIIPVVVKMFSSTDRAMRIRLLQQMEQFIQYLDEPTVNTQIFPHVVHGFLDTNPAIREQTVKSMLLLAPKLNETNLNVELMKHFARLQAKDEQGPIRCNTTVCLGKIGSYLSASTRHRVLASAFSRATKDPFAPSRVAGVLGFAATHNLYSMNDCAHKILPVLCSLTVDPERSVRDQAFKAIRSFLSKLESVSEDPTQLAEAEKDVHAASSPGMGGAAASWAGWAVTGVSSLTSKLIRAHPTAAPAETNVPQRPVSEGLPAPAPTPVAATPTTSGHWETQEESKDAEEDSTAADRWDDEDWGSLEEAESVLAQQDNWSTGGQASWAGQTSNPGHKSQESDWSSWEAEDAWEQGWQEPSPPEPPPEGTRLASEYNWGGPEPSDKGDPFAALSVHREAGAQPRRDSWGDDNWEGLEAESRQAKAELARKKREERRREMEAKRAEKKTAKGPMKLGTRKLD from the exons ATGTGGTTCTTTGCCCGGGACCCGGTCCGGGATTTCCCGTTTGAGCTCAGCCCGGAACTCCCCAAGGGCGGCCCGCCCGGGCCCTGGGTCCTGCACCGCGGCCGCAAGAAG GCCACAGGCAGCCCGGTGTCCATCTTCGTGTATGACGTGAAGCCCGGCGTCGAAGAGCAGACCCAGGTGGCCAAAGCTGCCTTCAAGCGCCTCAAAACTCTCCGGCACCCCAACATCCTGGCCTACATCGATGGGCTGGAG ACAGACAAATGCCTCCACATAGTGACAGAGGCTGTGACCCCGCTGGGAGCGTACCTCAAGGCGCGAGCGGAGGCTGGTGACCTGAAGGAGCTGGAGCTCTCCTGGGGGCTACACCAAATTGTG AAAGCTCTCAGCTTCCTGGTCAATGACTGCAGCCTCATCCACAACAATGTCTGCATGGCCGCTGTGTTCGTGGACCGCGCTGGCGAGTGGAAGCTTGGGGGCCTGGACTACATGTATTCAGCCCAGGGCAATGGTGGGGGACCTCCCCGCAAGGGGATCCCGGAGCTTGAGCAGTATGATCCCCCGGAGTTGGCTGATGCCAGTGGCAGAGCGGTCAGAGAGAAGTG GTCAGCTGACATGTGGCGCTTGGGTTGCCTCATCTGGGAAGTCTTCAATGGGCCCCTACCTCGTGCAGCTGCCCTGCGAAACCCTGGGAAG ATCCCCAAGTCACTGGTGCCCCATTACTGTGAGCTGGTTGGAGCCAACCCCAAGGTACGTCCCAACCCAGCCCGCTTCCTGCAGAACTGCCGGGCACCTGATGGCTTCATGAACAACCGCTTTGTGGAGATCAACCTCTTCCTGGAAGAGATTCAG ATCAAAGAGCCAGCCGAGAAGCAAAAGTTCTTCCAAGAGCTGAGCAAGAGCCTAGACTCGTTCCCTGAGGATTTCTGCCGGCACAAGGTGCTGCCCCAGCTGTTGACCGCCTTCGAGTTTGGCAACGCGGGGGCTGTTGTCCTCACGCCCCTGTTCAAG GTGGGTAAGTTCCTCGGCGCTGAGGAGTATCAGCAGAAGATCATCCCTGTCGTAGTCAAGATGTTCTCATCGACTGACCGGGCCATGCGTATCCGCCTCCTACAACAG ATGGAGCAGTTCATCCAGTACCTTGATGAGCCAACAGTCAACACCCAGATCTTTCCCCACGTCGTGCATGGCTTCCTGGACACCAACCCTGCCATCCGGGAGCAGACAGTCAAG TCCATGCTGCTCCTGGCCCCGAAGCTGAACGAGACCAACCTCAACGTGGAGCTGATGAAGCACTTCGCGCGGCTGCAGGCTAAGGACGAACAGGGCCCCATCCGCTGCAACACCACCGTCTGCCTGGGCAAAATCGGCTCCTACCTCAGTGCCAGC accagaCACAGGGTCCTCGCCTCCGCCTTTAGCCGGGCCACTAAGGACCCGTTTGCACCGTCCCGGGTCGCGGGTGTTTTGGGCTTCGCCGCCACCCACAACCTCTACTCGATGAATGATTGCGCCCACAAGATcctgcctgtgctctgcagcctCACCGTGGATCCTGAGAGATCCGTGCGGGACCAG GCCTTCAAGGCCATTCGAAGCTTCCTGTCCAAACTGGAGTCTGTGTCGGAGGACCCCACCCAGCTGGCCGAAGCGG AGAAGGACGTCCATGCAGCCTCCAGCCCTGGAATGGGAGGAGCCGCAGCCAGCTGGGCAGGCTGGGCCGTGACAGGGGTCTCCTCACTCACCTCTAAGCTGATCCGTGCACACCCCACGGCTGCCCCAGCCGAGACCAACGTTCCCCAGAGACCCGTGTCTGAGG GacttcctgccccagccccgaCCCCTGTCGCTGCCACACCCACAACCTCAGGCCactgggagacacaagaggagaGCAAGGACGCAGAAGAGGACAGCACTGCTGCCGACAGATGGGATGATGAAGACTGGGGCAGCTTGGAG GAGGCCGAATCTGTGTTGGCCCAGCAGGACAACTGGAGTACTGGGGGCCAAGCCAGCTGGGCTGGGCAG ACCAGCAACCCTGGTCACAAATCCCAGGAGTCAGACTGGAGCAGCTGGGAAGCCGAGGACGCATGGGAGCAGGGCTGGCAGGAGCCAAGCCCCCCGGAGCCACCCCCTGAGGGCACACGGCTGGCCAGCGAGTATAACTGGGGTGGACCGGAGCCTAGTGACAAAGGCGACCCCTTTGCTGCCCTGTCAGTGCATCGGGAGGCTGGTGCCCAG CCGAGGCGGGACTCGTGGGGTGATGACAACTGGGAGGGCCTGGAGGCCGAGAGCC GACAGGCCAAGGCGGAGCTAGCCCGGAAGAAGCGCGAGGAGCGTAGGCGGGAGATGGAGGCGAAACGCGCTGAGAAAAAGACAGCCAAGGGCCCCATGAAGCTGGGAACCCGGAAGCTGGACTGA
- the SCYL1 gene encoding N-terminal kinase-like protein isoform X3: MWFFARDPVRDFPFELSPELPKGGPPGPWVLHRGRKKATGSPVSIFVYDVKPGVEEQTQVAKAAFKRLKTLRHPNILAYIDGLETDKCLHIVTEAVTPLGAYLKARAEAGDLKELELSWGLHQIVKALSFLVNDCSLIHNNVCMAAVFVDRAGEWKLGGLDYMYSAQGNGGGPPRKGIPELEQYDPPELADASGRAVREKWSADMWRLGCLIWEVFNGPLPRAAALRNPGKIPKSLVPHYCELVGANPKVRPNPARFLQNCRAPDGFMNNRFVEINLFLEEIQIKEPAEKQKFFQELSKSLDSFPEDFCRHKVLPQLLTAFEFGNAGAVVLTPLFKVGKFLGAEEYQQKIIPVVVKMFSSTDRAMRIRLLQQMEQFIQYLDEPTVNTQIFPHVVHGFLDTNPAIREQTVKSMLLLAPKLNETNLNVELMKHFARLQAKDEQGPIRCNTTVCLGKIGSYLSASTRHRVLASAFSRATKDPFAPSRVAGVLGFAATHNLYSMNDCAHKILPVLCSLTVDPERSVRDQAFKAIRSFLSKLESVSEDPTQLAEAEKDVHAASSPGMGGAAASWAGWAVTGVSSLTSKLIRAHPTAAPAETNVPQRPVSEGLPAPAPTPVAATPTTSGHWETQEESKDAEEDSTAADRWDDEDWGSLETSNPGHKSQESDWSSWEAEDAWEQGWQEPSPPEPPPEGTRLASEYNWGGPEPSDKGDPFAALSVHREAGAQPRRDSWGDDNWEGLEAESRQAKAELARKKREERRREMEAKRAEKKTAKGPMKLGTRKLD, translated from the exons ATGTGGTTCTTTGCCCGGGACCCGGTCCGGGATTTCCCGTTTGAGCTCAGCCCGGAACTCCCCAAGGGCGGCCCGCCCGGGCCCTGGGTCCTGCACCGCGGCCGCAAGAAG GCCACAGGCAGCCCGGTGTCCATCTTCGTGTATGACGTGAAGCCCGGCGTCGAAGAGCAGACCCAGGTGGCCAAAGCTGCCTTCAAGCGCCTCAAAACTCTCCGGCACCCCAACATCCTGGCCTACATCGATGGGCTGGAG ACAGACAAATGCCTCCACATAGTGACAGAGGCTGTGACCCCGCTGGGAGCGTACCTCAAGGCGCGAGCGGAGGCTGGTGACCTGAAGGAGCTGGAGCTCTCCTGGGGGCTACACCAAATTGTG AAAGCTCTCAGCTTCCTGGTCAATGACTGCAGCCTCATCCACAACAATGTCTGCATGGCCGCTGTGTTCGTGGACCGCGCTGGCGAGTGGAAGCTTGGGGGCCTGGACTACATGTATTCAGCCCAGGGCAATGGTGGGGGACCTCCCCGCAAGGGGATCCCGGAGCTTGAGCAGTATGATCCCCCGGAGTTGGCTGATGCCAGTGGCAGAGCGGTCAGAGAGAAGTG GTCAGCTGACATGTGGCGCTTGGGTTGCCTCATCTGGGAAGTCTTCAATGGGCCCCTACCTCGTGCAGCTGCCCTGCGAAACCCTGGGAAG ATCCCCAAGTCACTGGTGCCCCATTACTGTGAGCTGGTTGGAGCCAACCCCAAGGTACGTCCCAACCCAGCCCGCTTCCTGCAGAACTGCCGGGCACCTGATGGCTTCATGAACAACCGCTTTGTGGAGATCAACCTCTTCCTGGAAGAGATTCAG ATCAAAGAGCCAGCCGAGAAGCAAAAGTTCTTCCAAGAGCTGAGCAAGAGCCTAGACTCGTTCCCTGAGGATTTCTGCCGGCACAAGGTGCTGCCCCAGCTGTTGACCGCCTTCGAGTTTGGCAACGCGGGGGCTGTTGTCCTCACGCCCCTGTTCAAG GTGGGTAAGTTCCTCGGCGCTGAGGAGTATCAGCAGAAGATCATCCCTGTCGTAGTCAAGATGTTCTCATCGACTGACCGGGCCATGCGTATCCGCCTCCTACAACAG ATGGAGCAGTTCATCCAGTACCTTGATGAGCCAACAGTCAACACCCAGATCTTTCCCCACGTCGTGCATGGCTTCCTGGACACCAACCCTGCCATCCGGGAGCAGACAGTCAAG TCCATGCTGCTCCTGGCCCCGAAGCTGAACGAGACCAACCTCAACGTGGAGCTGATGAAGCACTTCGCGCGGCTGCAGGCTAAGGACGAACAGGGCCCCATCCGCTGCAACACCACCGTCTGCCTGGGCAAAATCGGCTCCTACCTCAGTGCCAGC accagaCACAGGGTCCTCGCCTCCGCCTTTAGCCGGGCCACTAAGGACCCGTTTGCACCGTCCCGGGTCGCGGGTGTTTTGGGCTTCGCCGCCACCCACAACCTCTACTCGATGAATGATTGCGCCCACAAGATcctgcctgtgctctgcagcctCACCGTGGATCCTGAGAGATCCGTGCGGGACCAG GCCTTCAAGGCCATTCGAAGCTTCCTGTCCAAACTGGAGTCTGTGTCGGAGGACCCCACCCAGCTGGCCGAAGCGG AGAAGGACGTCCATGCAGCCTCCAGCCCTGGAATGGGAGGAGCCGCAGCCAGCTGGGCAGGCTGGGCCGTGACAGGGGTCTCCTCACTCACCTCTAAGCTGATCCGTGCACACCCCACGGCTGCCCCAGCCGAGACCAACGTTCCCCAGAGACCCGTGTCTGAGG GacttcctgccccagccccgaCCCCTGTCGCTGCCACACCCACAACCTCAGGCCactgggagacacaagaggagaGCAAGGACGCAGAAGAGGACAGCACTGCTGCCGACAGATGGGATGATGAAGACTGGGGCAGCTTGGAG ACCAGCAACCCTGGTCACAAATCCCAGGAGTCAGACTGGAGCAGCTGGGAAGCCGAGGACGCATGGGAGCAGGGCTGGCAGGAGCCAAGCCCCCCGGAGCCACCCCCTGAGGGCACACGGCTGGCCAGCGAGTATAACTGGGGTGGACCGGAGCCTAGTGACAAAGGCGACCCCTTTGCTGCCCTGTCAGTGCATCGGGAGGCTGGTGCCCAG CCGAGGCGGGACTCGTGGGGTGATGACAACTGGGAGGGCCTGGAGGCCGAGAGCC GACAGGCCAAGGCGGAGCTAGCCCGGAAGAAGCGCGAGGAGCGTAGGCGGGAGATGGAGGCGAAACGCGCTGAGAAAAAGACAGCCAAGGGCCCCATGAAGCTGGGAACCCGGAAGCTGGACTGA